One window of Nicotiana tomentosiformis chromosome 11, ASM39032v3, whole genome shotgun sequence genomic DNA carries:
- the LOC138901091 gene encoding protein ALP1-like produces MATAGKKRGRKKKKKNIMMTKKMNKLTKKFKATLQLRHQHCTKLIPQLISAISSAHSFLLRHDLSLLPHQSLSLESLISSTSTSISTIFSLLNLPPPPPPPSRATLGSPLADPTSSRAAECWFQRFLAADSDTLWAENFNITKPSFTLLLRLLTPSLSSLSVPPNYALAAALFRLAHGASFSAISRRFGIDSPTACRVFYTVCKAINENLGHLFELKNDINRVIVGFGWISLPNCCGVLGCEKFEFCSDLMDKNGFLIVQALVDSEGRFLDVSAGWPGTMRPENVLKKSKLYLGVEKSKEYLNGPSFELNDENSIPQYILGDSCFPLLPWLLTPYSGSNEEDEMSSEEKAFNSVHRKGSQLVGTAFGRVRAKWKILAKKWNEQCVEAFPFIIVTCCLLHNFLIKCSEAVTDETVEYLRSEEFPVFDGEVDESGKKIRDALALHLFRVSQRE; encoded by the coding sequence ATGGCCACCGCCGGTAAAAAGAGAggaaggaaaaagaagaagaagaatataatgatgACCAAAAAGATGAACAAACTAACCAAGAAATTCAAAGCCACCCTTCAACTCCGCCACCAACACTGCACCAAACTCATTCCTCAGCTCATCTCCGCCATCTCCTCCGCCCACTCTTTCCTCCTCCGCCATGACCTCAGCCTCCTCCCCCACCAATCCCTTTCTCTCGAATCCCTCATCTCCTCCACCTCTACCTCCATTTCCACCATCTTCTCACTCCTCAACCTCCCCCCTCCACCCCCACCACCCTCACGCGCCACCCTAGGTTCTCCACTCGCCGATCCAACTTCCTCACGCGCCGCCGAATGCTGGTTCCAGCGATTTTTGGCCGCTGATTCGGACACCCTTTGGGCTGAAAATTTCAATATCACGAAGCCCTCTTTCACTCTCCTGCTCCGCCTTCTCACGCCTTCTCTTTCTTCACTCTCTGTTCCTCCCAATTACGCTCTTGCTGCTGCCCTCTTTCGCCTTGCTCACGGTGCTTCCTTTTCAGCTATTTCACGTCGATTTGGTATTGATTCCCCCACCGCGTGTCGGGTTTTTTACACTGTATGCAAAGCTATCAATGAGAATCTTGGGCACCTGTTTGAGCTAAAGAATGATATCAATAGAGTCATTGTGGGTTTTGGGTGGATTTCTTTGCCTAATTGCTGTGGTGTTTTGGGGTGTGAAAAGTTTGAATTTTGTAGTGATTTGATGGATAAAAATGGGTTCTTGATTGTTCAAGCTTTGGTAGATTCTGAAGGTAGATTCTTAGATGTTTCAGCTGGGTGGCCTGGTACAATGAGGCCTgaaaatgttttaaaaaaatcTAAACTTTATTTGGGTGTTGAGAAATCAAAGGAGTACTTAAATGGTCCATCTTTTGAGCTAAATGATGAGAATTCAATACCTCAGTACATTCTTGGTGATTCTTGTTTCCCACTTTTACCATGGCTGTTAACGCCTTACAGCGGATCGAACGAGGAAGATGAGATGAGTTCTGAGGAAAAGGCATTTAATTCGGTGCATAGAAAAGGATCGCAGTTGGTGGGGACAGCTTTTGGGAGAGTTAGGGCAAAGTGGAAGATTTTGGCTAAGAAATGGAATGAGCAGTGTGTTGAGGCATTTCCATTTATAATTGTGACATGCTGTTTGCTGCACAATTTTCTTATCAAGTGTAGTGAAGCAGTTACAGATGAAACCGTGGAGTATCTGAGGAGTGAAGAGTTTCCGGTGTTTGACGGAGAGGTTGATGAAAGTGGGAAGAAGATTAGGGATGCGCTTGCCTTGCACCTGTTTAGGGTAAGTCAGAGAGAATAA